A genomic stretch from Thermonema lapsum includes:
- the lpdA gene encoding dihydrolipoyl dehydrogenase → MQYDVTVIGSGPGGYVAAIRCAQLGMKVALIEKYSTLGGTCLNVGCIPSKALLDSTEHYYNATHHFDAHGIKIEGIKLDLPRMIERKNEVVKQTCDGVVYLMKKNKIDVYHGVGSFIDKNTVEVTKADGSKQQLTSQKVIIATGSKPASIPTVPIDKKRIITSTEALNITELPQKMIVIGAGVIGLEMGSVFARLGTEVHIVEYMDRAIPTMDSTMSKEIEKVLKKLGIQFYFKHKVLEAKATDKQATVKVETPKGDIIDLKADYCLVAIGRRPYTEGLGLEKVGVKTDERGRVLVNEKLQTNIENIYAIGDVVRGPMLAHKASEEGVFVAEVIAGQKPHLNYRLIPGVVYTWPEVASVGYTEEELQEQSIPYKKGQFPFRALGRARASMDLDGLVKVLAHKETDEILGVHIIGARAADMIAEAVVAMEFRASAEDLARISHAHPTYMEAVKEACLAATENRPLHI, encoded by the coding sequence ATGCAATACGACGTAACAGTAATCGGTTCCGGACCCGGCGGCTATGTAGCGGCTATCCGCTGTGCGCAACTGGGTATGAAAGTGGCATTGATAGAAAAATATAGCACTTTGGGCGGTACTTGCCTGAATGTGGGCTGTATTCCTTCCAAAGCCCTGCTCGATTCCACCGAGCACTACTACAACGCCACTCATCATTTCGACGCGCACGGCATCAAGATAGAAGGTATCAAGTTAGATTTGCCCCGCATGATAGAACGCAAAAACGAAGTGGTCAAACAGACTTGCGACGGGGTCGTGTATTTGATGAAGAAAAATAAAATTGACGTATATCATGGCGTGGGCAGCTTCATCGATAAGAACACCGTGGAAGTAACCAAAGCAGACGGCAGCAAACAGCAGCTTACATCTCAAAAAGTGATTATTGCTACCGGCTCGAAACCGGCAAGCATTCCTACCGTTCCTATCGATAAAAAACGCATCATCACTTCCACCGAAGCTTTGAATATCACTGAGCTGCCCCAAAAGATGATAGTGATTGGTGCTGGTGTGATTGGACTCGAAATGGGCTCAGTCTTTGCCCGCTTGGGCACTGAAGTGCATATCGTAGAGTACATGGACAGAGCCATCCCTACCATGGACTCGACCATGTCGAAGGAAATAGAGAAAGTGTTGAAAAAGCTGGGTATTCAGTTTTACTTTAAACACAAAGTACTGGAAGCCAAAGCTACTGACAAGCAAGCAACTGTAAAGGTAGAAACCCCAAAGGGCGATATCATCGACTTGAAAGCCGACTACTGTTTAGTAGCCATTGGGCGCCGCCCCTATACCGAAGGCTTAGGTTTAGAAAAAGTGGGCGTGAAGACCGACGAGCGCGGGCGCGTGCTTGTCAATGAAAAATTGCAAACTAATATTGAAAACATCTACGCAATCGGCGATGTGGTTCGCGGTCCTATGTTGGCACACAAAGCATCAGAAGAAGGGGTATTTGTCGCCGAAGTGATTGCCGGTCAGAAACCGCATTTGAATTACCGACTGATTCCCGGGGTTGTGTATACTTGGCCCGAAGTGGCTTCGGTAGGCTATACCGAAGAAGAGTTGCAAGAGCAAAGCATACCCTATAAGAAAGGGCAGTTTCCTTTCCGTGCGTTGGGGCGGGCGCGTGCCAGCATGGACCTCGACGGTCTCGTAAAAGTGTTGGCACACAAAGAAACCGACGAGATATTGGGCGTACACATCATTGGCGCACGGGCAGCCGATATGATAGCCGAGGCTGTGGTCGCTATGGAATTCCGCGCTTCTGCCGAAGACCTCGCCCGCATTTCTCATGCACACCCCACCTATATGGAGGCAGTGAAAGAAGCTTGCTTGGCTGCTACTGAAAACCGTCCTTTACATATCTGA
- a CDS encoding metallophosphoesterase family protein — MRKIAILSDTHGHIDEQILKFCRGCDEIWHAGDVGGLQVIEALQEVAPLRAVYGNIDDQALRRVLPEHLAFEAEELQVFMTHIGALPPRYSKKIKGLLDAHHPQLFVCGHSHILRVIPDPAQKLLYINPGAAGHHGFHNIRTMLHLYLAGGKAQKIEVIELGKRGQLVQD, encoded by the coding sequence ATGAGGAAGATAGCAATTTTATCTGACACACACGGACACATAGACGAACAAATCCTGAAATTTTGCCGTGGATGCGATGAAATATGGCATGCCGGCGATGTAGGTGGCTTGCAAGTCATCGAAGCGCTACAAGAAGTAGCGCCCCTTCGGGCTGTTTATGGCAACATAGACGACCAAGCTCTGCGGCGCGTGCTGCCTGAGCACTTGGCTTTCGAGGCGGAGGAGCTGCAGGTATTCATGACCCACATAGGCGCTCTTCCTCCTCGCTATTCTAAAAAAATAAAGGGATTATTGGATGCCCATCACCCACAGTTGTTTGTATGTGGGCACTCGCATATCTTGCGCGTTATTCCTGACCCTGCGCAAAAGTTGCTTTACATCAATCCGGGGGCTGCCGGACACCACGGCTTTCATAACATACGCACCATGCTGCACCTCTACCTTGCTGGTGGAAAAGCGCAAAAAATAGAAGTCATAGAATTGGGAAAACGAGGGCAGCTTGTGCAGGATTGA
- a CDS encoding 6-pyruvoyl trahydropterin synthase family protein produces MKVKVCRKEHFNAAHRLHNPEWDETTNQRVFGKCNNPNYHGHNYELIVEVTGEINPSTGYVYDMKQLSDLIQEHIIKKFDHKNLNLDTEEFKNLNPTAENIAVVIWQKLRALLPKEYELKVKLYETERNFVEFPA; encoded by the coding sequence ATGAAGGTAAAAGTATGTAGAAAAGAGCATTTTAATGCAGCCCATCGCTTGCATAATCCCGAATGGGACGAAACCACCAACCAAAGAGTTTTTGGCAAATGCAACAACCCCAATTACCATGGACACAATTATGAATTGATTGTGGAAGTTACTGGCGAAATAAATCCTTCAACCGGCTATGTGTATGACATGAAACAGCTAAGCGATTTAATACAAGAACACATCATTAAAAAATTTGACCATAAAAATCTCAACTTAGATACCGAAGAATTTAAAAACCTCAACCCCACCGCCGAAAACATAGCAGTAGTCATATGGCAGAAACTACGTGCCTTGTTACCGAAAGAATATGAATTAAAAGTTAAATTGTATGAAACAGAGAGAAACTTCGTTGAATTCCCCGCTTAA
- the folE gene encoding GTP cyclohydrolase I FolE, which yields MKQRETSLNSPLNGHQQHMDDASDEHIPSSFETPLREDAFEMDDELKMELIEKHFREIMYILGLDLSDDSLSGTPRRVAKMFVKEIFSGLNPKNKPQVTLFENKYRYNEMLVEKDITFYSFCEHHFVPIWGKAHVAYISSGKVIGLSKLNRIVQYYARRPQVQERMTVQIAKELKEVLETEDVAVLLDAKHMCVAARGVQDTTSSTVTAYYGGRFKNEATKQEFLKYLSPIGE from the coding sequence ATGAAACAGAGAGAAACTTCGTTGAATTCCCCGCTTAACGGACACCAACAACATATGGATGATGCAAGCGATGAACACATTCCAAGCTCTTTTGAAACGCCACTGCGCGAAGATGCTTTTGAAATGGACGACGAGCTAAAAATGGAACTGATAGAAAAGCATTTTCGTGAAATCATGTACATCTTAGGGCTTGATTTGAGCGACGACAGCCTTAGCGGCACTCCTCGCCGCGTGGCAAAGATGTTTGTCAAAGAGATATTTAGCGGCTTGAATCCGAAAAATAAACCTCAAGTCACACTTTTCGAAAACAAGTACCGATACAACGAGATGCTTGTAGAGAAAGATATCACTTTCTATTCTTTCTGCGAACACCACTTTGTACCTATATGGGGCAAAGCACACGTAGCCTATATCTCTTCGGGCAAGGTCATCGGCTTGTCTAAGCTGAACCGCATTGTGCAATATTATGCCCGACGCCCACAGGTGCAGGAACGCATGACCGTACAAATTGCCAAAGAATTGAAAGAAGTGCTCGAAACAGAGGATGTAGCCGTATTGCTTGATGCCAAGCATATGTGTGTGGCAGCCCGCGGCGTGCAAGATACTACGAGCAGTACCGTCACTGCCTACTACGGTGGGCGTTTCAAGAATGAAGCTACCAAACAAGAGTTTTTGAAATATCTAAGCCCTATCGGGGAATAA
- a CDS encoding rhodanese-like domain-containing protein, whose protein sequence is MSANYFKDLGPESFYEAIQKDPDAVLLDVRTEHEFEEVHLEGALLMNINSGVFLTEIEKLDRSKHYYVYCAVGGRSKVACGMMLSRGFEHVCNLSGGLAAWIQKGLPLVKKQK, encoded by the coding sequence ATGTCTGCAAACTATTTCAAAGATTTGGGACCTGAATCCTTTTATGAGGCGATACAAAAAGACCCCGACGCTGTACTGCTGGATGTGCGTACGGAGCATGAATTTGAAGAGGTGCACCTAGAAGGCGCGCTGCTTATGAACATCAACAGCGGTGTATTCCTTACTGAAATCGAAAAGCTTGATCGCAGTAAGCATTACTACGTGTATTGCGCAGTAGGGGGGCGCAGTAAAGTAGCTTGTGGCATGATGCTATCGCGCGGTTTTGAACACGTATGCAATCTGTCGGGTGGCTTGGCCGCCTGGATTCAAAAAGGTTTACCCTTGGTAAAAAAGCAAAAATAA
- a CDS encoding rhodanese-like domain-containing protein, with the protein MLNALKTIWKAMTGQAFKNMTPKEFWAAYEQDPNAVLLDVRTPMEYREAHLKGAKLIDINGGNFAAEIDKLDKNKTYYVYCRSGGRSSAACGLMASKGFAHLVNMSGGITRWMAEGMPVER; encoded by the coding sequence ATGTTAAACGCTCTAAAAACTATCTGGAAAGCCATGACAGGACAAGCTTTCAAAAATATGACGCCCAAAGAGTTTTGGGCAGCCTATGAACAAGACCCCAACGCTGTCTTGTTGGATGTGCGTACGCCTATGGAATATCGCGAAGCGCACTTGAAAGGTGCCAAGCTCATTGACATCAATGGTGGTAACTTTGCTGCCGAAATCGATAAGCTCGACAAAAACAAAACCTACTACGTATATTGCCGCAGTGGTGGACGTAGCAGTGCAGCTTGTGGCTTAATGGCAAGCAAAGGCTTTGCTCATTTAGTCAATATGAGCGGAGGCATCACACGATGGATGGCAGAGGGTATGCCCGTTGAAAGATAA
- a CDS encoding MBL fold metallo-hydrolase, protein MIVEQLYTKCLAQGAYFIESEGEAAVIDPLREPMPYIELAEKSGAKIKYIFETHFHADFVSGHLDLARLTGATIVYGPRAETNYPVYVAQDGEEFTIGKLKIKVIHTPGHTPESTTYLLYDENGEPHAIFTGDTLFIGDVGRPDLAIRNGLTKEDLAGMLYDSLRNKIMPLPDHLIVYPAHGAGSACGKSMAKETYDTLGNQKKTNWALQPELTKEQFIKEATNILPPPQYFAKNAQLNKQGYNSVLEVVEKAENALDLATFEQHMKEGALVLDVRSAQEFAQGHIPGALNIGLDGMFAIWVGTLVEDLNTPIVLITPEGREEETVIRLARVGYDNVIGYLSGGIERWKEAGKAIAQVESIPAEEFARHYQSQQLNILDVRKPGEYTAQHIPGAQNVPLDYIYEHLGELDKNKHYYVHCAGGYRSMIACSILKRNGFEAITDIAGGFNAIKNTSVPLTQEICPTTGQPK, encoded by the coding sequence ATGATAGTAGAACAGCTTTATACGAAGTGTCTGGCACAAGGTGCCTACTTCATCGAATCGGAAGGCGAAGCCGCCGTCATCGACCCACTGCGTGAACCCATGCCTTACATAGAATTGGCAGAGAAAAGTGGGGCTAAGATAAAATACATCTTTGAGACCCACTTCCACGCAGATTTCGTTTCGGGACACCTTGATTTGGCAAGGCTCACCGGAGCTACCATTGTGTATGGTCCGAGAGCAGAAACCAACTACCCGGTGTATGTAGCCCAAGACGGTGAAGAGTTTACCATCGGTAAGCTGAAAATAAAGGTGATTCATACGCCCGGGCATACCCCTGAATCGACTACTTACTTGCTCTACGACGAAAACGGCGAGCCACATGCCATCTTTACCGGTGATACCCTCTTTATTGGCGACGTAGGACGCCCCGACTTGGCTATTCGCAATGGCTTGACCAAGGAAGATTTGGCTGGCATGCTGTATGATTCACTGCGAAATAAAATTATGCCTTTGCCTGACCATTTGATAGTCTATCCGGCGCATGGTGCCGGTTCGGCTTGTGGCAAAAGCATGGCGAAAGAAACCTACGACACTTTGGGCAACCAAAAGAAAACCAATTGGGCTCTACAGCCTGAGTTGACCAAAGAGCAGTTTATCAAGGAGGCTACCAATATTTTGCCGCCTCCGCAGTATTTTGCCAAAAATGCTCAATTGAACAAACAAGGTTACAATAGTGTGCTTGAAGTGGTAGAGAAGGCAGAAAATGCGCTGGACCTTGCCACTTTTGAACAGCACATGAAAGAGGGGGCTTTAGTGCTGGACGTACGCAGCGCACAAGAGTTTGCCCAAGGGCATATCCCCGGTGCTTTGAACATAGGACTGGATGGTATGTTTGCTATATGGGTCGGTACTTTGGTTGAAGACTTGAATACACCTATTGTGCTTATTACCCCCGAAGGGCGCGAAGAAGAAACCGTAATTCGCTTGGCTCGTGTAGGCTACGATAACGTAATTGGCTATTTGAGTGGTGGCATAGAACGCTGGAAAGAAGCAGGGAAGGCAATTGCTCAAGTAGAGTCAATCCCCGCAGAAGAGTTCGCCCGCCATTACCAATCCCAACAGCTTAATATTCTTGACGTACGCAAGCCGGGTGAGTACACGGCGCAGCACATTCCCGGTGCTCAAAACGTACCCTTGGATTACATATATGAACACTTAGGCGAATTGGATAAAAACAAGCATTACTATGTACATTGCGCCGGTGGTTATCGTTCTATGATTGCCTGCTCTATACTCAAACGTAATGGCTTTGAAGCTATTACCGATATTGCTGGAGGCTTCAATGCTATTAAAAATACCTCTGTGCCTTTGACGCAGGAAATCTGCCCCACAACAGGACAGCCTAAATAA
- a CDS encoding MBL fold metallo-hydrolase, which translates to MATLKKEGVYFVEQMYTNCLAEAAYYIQSGDEAAVIDPLREPEPYIQMAQKHGAKIKYVFETHFHADFVSGHLDLAKKTGATIVYGPTAQPNFEAYIAKDGEEFKVGKITIKVLHTPGHTMESTTYMLIDDEGKEIAIFTGDTLFIGDVGRPDLAVKTNLTKEDLAGHLYDSLRNKIMPLPDEVIVFPGHGAGSACGKHLAKETYDTLGNQKKTNYALQPMSKEEFIKVVTDGLLPPPQYFPKNAVLNKMGYESYDAVVERAFTPMTVEDVEKAIAQGAVVLDVRTPDDFRKGHIPAAFNIGLDGGMFAVWVGTIIEDLKTPIVLVTPENRERETITRLARVGYDNVLGFLNDGMQAWAQAGKEIVTVESVTAEELASLYEEGKTMVLDVRRPGEYEAEHIKGALNYPVDYLQQHLGELDKSKKYYVHCAGGYRSMIACSILKRNGFEQVVDVMGGYNAIKQTAVPKESVLATA; encoded by the coding sequence ATGGCAACTCTCAAAAAAGAAGGCGTGTACTTTGTAGAGCAAATGTACACCAACTGTTTAGCCGAAGCTGCCTATTATATTCAATCAGGTGATGAAGCGGCAGTAATAGACCCACTGCGTGAGCCCGAGCCTTATATTCAGATGGCACAGAAGCATGGGGCAAAAATAAAGTATGTCTTTGAAACCCACTTCCATGCCGATTTTGTGTCGGGGCACCTCGACCTTGCCAAGAAAACAGGGGCTACCATCGTGTATGGACCTACGGCTCAACCCAACTTTGAAGCATACATCGCCAAAGACGGAGAGGAGTTTAAGGTAGGAAAGATTACTATCAAAGTGCTGCATACGCCGGGGCATACTATGGAGTCCACCACCTATATGCTCATCGACGACGAGGGCAAGGAGATAGCCATATTTACCGGCGATACCCTCTTTATAGGCGACGTGGGGCGCCCCGACTTGGCAGTAAAAACAAACCTGACCAAAGAGGACCTTGCTGGGCATCTGTACGACTCTTTGCGTAACAAGATTATGCCTTTGCCCGATGAGGTGATTGTATTTCCGGGACACGGTGCCGGTTCGGCTTGTGGCAAACACCTGGCAAAAGAAACCTACGATACTTTGGGCAACCAAAAGAAAACCAATTATGCTCTTCAGCCCATGTCGAAAGAAGAATTTATCAAAGTGGTAACGGATGGCTTGCTGCCTCCGCCTCAATACTTCCCCAAAAATGCCGTTCTGAACAAAATGGGCTATGAAAGCTACGACGCTGTAGTAGAAAGAGCTTTCACTCCCATGACCGTAGAAGACGTGGAAAAAGCCATAGCCCAAGGCGCTGTGGTGCTGGATGTGCGCACACCCGATGATTTCCGCAAGGGACATATTCCCGCAGCTTTCAATATCGGACTGGATGGCGGTATGTTTGCCGTGTGGGTGGGCACCATCATTGAAGACCTGAAGACGCCTATCGTGCTGGTTACACCCGAAAATCGCGAACGTGAAACCATTACCCGCTTGGCACGTGTGGGTTATGACAACGTGCTGGGCTTCTTGAACGATGGCATGCAAGCGTGGGCACAGGCAGGCAAAGAAATAGTTACGGTTGAGTCAGTAACTGCCGAAGAATTGGCTTCTCTTTATGAAGAAGGCAAAACGATGGTGTTAGATGTGCGCCGTCCGGGCGAATATGAGGCAGAGCATATCAAAGGTGCTCTCAATTATCCCGTAGATTACCTGCAGCAGCATTTGGGCGAGCTGGATAAAAGCAAGAAGTACTACGTACACTGTGCCGGTGGCTACCGCTCCATGATTGCCTGCTCTATACTCAAGCGAAACGGTTTTGAGCAGGTAGTAGATGTCATGGGCGGGTATAACGCCATCAAGCAGACGGCTGTGCCTAAAGAGTCAGTACTGGCTACTGCTTAA
- a CDS encoding sulfite exporter TauE/SafE family protein gives MNEILGYLLSVVMGFTLGLLGGGGSILTVPIMVYVMGIDPVMSTAYSLFVVGLTALIGAYGYWRRGQLSLKTAIVFAIPSFASVYATRKFLMPAIPDTIAQIGGFTLTKNILVMLVFSVMMMVAAVSMIRDKKRSEPAEEEKQAADLKFNYPLIFIEGIVVGVLTGFVGAGGGFLIIPALVVFARLPMKLAVGTSLLIIAAKSLIGFIGDVQNYGDAIDWTFLAFFSLMAVIGILLGTWISKSISSAKLKPAFGWFVLVMGVFILLKETLGA, from the coding sequence ATGAATGAGATTTTAGGCTATCTGTTATCTGTTGTTATGGGCTTCACCTTGGGCTTACTGGGCGGCGGAGGTTCCATCCTGACCGTTCCCATTATGGTATATGTAATGGGTATAGACCCGGTGATGTCCACGGCTTACTCTTTGTTTGTGGTAGGCTTGACAGCGCTTATTGGGGCATATGGCTATTGGCGCAGAGGGCAGCTTAGCTTGAAAACTGCCATTGTGTTTGCCATACCATCATTTGCTTCGGTATATGCCACACGGAAATTTTTGATGCCTGCCATTCCTGATACCATCGCACAGATAGGCGGTTTTACACTGACTAAAAACATTTTGGTGATGCTGGTTTTTTCTGTTATGATGATGGTGGCTGCTGTTTCTATGATTCGCGATAAAAAAAGGAGTGAACCAGCCGAGGAAGAAAAGCAGGCAGCTGATTTGAAATTTAATTATCCTTTGATTTTTATAGAAGGCATAGTAGTGGGGGTATTGACCGGCTTTGTGGGCGCAGGAGGAGGCTTTTTGATAATCCCTGCCTTGGTGGTCTTTGCGCGTTTGCCCATGAAATTGGCGGTAGGGACCTCACTGCTGATTATAGCCGCAAAATCGCTGATTGGCTTTATTGGGGATGTACAAAACTACGGTGATGCCATCGACTGGACCTTCCTAGCTTTCTTTTCTTTAATGGCTGTGATTGGTATTTTGTTGGGAACTTGGATTAGCAAGTCCATCAGCAGTGCCAAATTGAAGCCCGCTTTTGGCTGGTTCGTCTTAGTGATGGGGGTATTTATTCTTTTAAAAGAAACGCTGGGGGCATAA
- a CDS encoding OsmC family protein, translating to MTKIQGKYLGQLRTQSIHLPSGDELLTDAPTDNHGKGETFSPTDLVATALGSCMVTIMGIYAAGRDIDLSGTYWETEKVMASNPRRIAAIRIRLHLPQSIAASERPKLEHAARNCPVALSLSADLEQDIQFFYDVE from the coding sequence ATGACCAAGATACAAGGAAAATATTTGGGACAACTCCGCACACAGTCTATACACCTACCATCGGGCGACGAACTGCTCACCGATGCCCCCACGGACAACCACGGCAAAGGGGAAACTTTTTCCCCTACCGACTTGGTAGCTACGGCTTTGGGCAGCTGCATGGTTACCATCATGGGCATTTATGCTGCGGGGCGTGATATTGACCTATCGGGCACCTATTGGGAGACCGAAAAAGTGATGGCGAGCAATCCGCGTCGTATAGCGGCAATACGCATACGCCTACATCTACCTCAAAGCATAGCAGCCAGCGAACGCCCCAAATTGGAACACGCTGCCCGCAACTGCCCCGTAGCCTTGAGCTTGTCTGCCGACTTAGAGCAAGACATTCAGTTCTTTTACGACGTAGAATAG
- the bcp gene encoding thioredoxin-dependent thiol peroxidase, whose protein sequence is MLKVGDKAPLFEAKDQNGNIVRLEDLLKEGKKIVLYFYPKDDTPGCTKQACNLRDHYQELLNAGYLVVGVSVDDEVSHRKFIEKYQLPFPLISDTQQKLVETYGVWKEKNMYGKKYWGTVRTTFIIHPDGTIERIIKRPKTEEHAEEILKGEK, encoded by the coding sequence ATGTTGAAAGTAGGTGACAAAGCTCCTTTGTTTGAAGCCAAAGACCAAAACGGCAATATTGTACGTCTTGAAGATTTGCTCAAAGAAGGCAAGAAGATAGTTCTTTATTTCTACCCCAAAGACGACACCCCCGGCTGCACCAAGCAAGCATGCAACCTGCGCGACCATTATCAAGAACTACTCAATGCAGGCTATTTAGTAGTAGGAGTGAGTGTGGATGATGAAGTTTCGCATCGAAAATTTATAGAAAAATATCAGTTGCCCTTTCCTCTGATTTCCGACACCCAACAGAAATTGGTAGAGACTTATGGGGTATGGAAAGAGAAGAACATGTATGGCAAAAAATACTGGGGCACTGTCCGCACAACGTTTATCATCCATCCCGATGGCACCATTGAGCGCATCATCAAGCGCCCCAAAACAGAAGAACATGCCGAAGAGATTCTAAAAGGCGAAAAATAA
- a CDS encoding iron-containing alcohol dehydrogenase family protein, whose amino-acid sequence MSNMFRNFKNVGKCAYGRGSFARLGEIIAPQRKENNGYFVFIVDDYFQDKPLAQQLPVESKDRVEFIYCGGEEPKTSQIDALRDSILAEGGLPAGVVGIGGGSAMDIAKALSLMLTNEGSSVQYQGLNLIKKPGVYHVGVPTISGTGAEVSMTAVLTGPTKKLGIKCDYTVFDQIILDPDLTATVPKNQWFYTGMDCYIHCVEAMTGYMKNTFSEAYGYKAMELCEEVYLGENAGQTPLNDEKLMVASFMGGLSLTYSEVGICHALSYGLSFVFGTRHGIANCICFNQLEEYYPDGVKAFKQMVEQHGIDIPQGLAKNWTEEQINKMTEIALGLSHMWHHALGPDWQSKVEPEKIKDIYRRM is encoded by the coding sequence ATGAGTAACATGTTTCGCAACTTCAAGAATGTAGGCAAATGCGCCTATGGACGTGGAAGCTTCGCCCGCTTGGGAGAAATTATAGCCCCCCAACGCAAAGAAAATAACGGCTATTTTGTCTTCATCGTAGATGATTACTTCCAAGACAAGCCCTTGGCTCAGCAGCTGCCTGTGGAAAGCAAAGACCGTGTGGAGTTCATCTATTGCGGAGGCGAAGAGCCTAAAACCTCTCAAATCGACGCTCTGCGCGACAGCATCTTGGCAGAAGGTGGTTTACCCGCGGGTGTGGTGGGTATCGGTGGCGGCAGCGCCATGGATATTGCCAAAGCTCTTTCGCTCATGCTCACCAATGAAGGTTCTTCGGTGCAATATCAAGGCTTGAATCTCATCAAAAAACCGGGCGTATATCATGTAGGAGTTCCCACCATCTCGGGTACCGGCGCCGAAGTATCGATGACGGCTGTATTGACGGGACCTACCAAAAAGTTGGGCATCAAATGCGACTATACCGTTTTTGACCAAATTATTTTAGACCCCGACTTAACTGCTACTGTTCCCAAGAACCAGTGGTTCTATACAGGTATGGACTGCTACATCCACTGTGTAGAAGCCATGACCGGTTATATGAAAAACACTTTCAGCGAAGCCTACGGCTACAAAGCTATGGAGTTGTGCGAAGAGGTGTATTTGGGTGAAAACGCAGGGCAAACCCCACTGAATGATGAAAAATTGATGGTGGCTTCCTTCATGGGGGGCTTGAGCCTTACTTATTCGGAGGTAGGCATATGCCATGCCCTCTCTTATGGTTTGTCTTTCGTTTTTGGCACACGTCATGGCATTGCCAACTGCATCTGTTTCAATCAACTGGAAGAGTACTACCCAGACGGGGTGAAGGCGTTCAAACAAATGGTAGAACAGCACGGCATAGACATCCCACAAGGACTTGCCAAAAACTGGACCGAAGAGCAAATAAACAAGATGACGGAAATAGCCTTAGGCTTGTCGCACATGTGGCACCATGCCTTAGGTCCGGATTGGCAAAGTAAAGTAGAGCCGGAAAAGATTAAAGATATTTACCGCAGAATGTAA